The following proteins are encoded in a genomic region of Lentilitoribacter sp. Alg239-R112:
- a CDS encoding CoA transferase produces the protein MKLLQKMCDTLPAFEGNLYIDQISFRNRNIGSEDVFSVTELAANSIALAGAALIQYAFGHDALDRQIIVDQRLSYLWFGSSVRPVSWSLASPWDDLAGDYQTQDGWIRLHTNAPHHRNVVCKILGDLDRAEMAKQVETWSGAELEDVISSEGGAAANLMSTSMWNSHPQAIALSKEFPIISEMFEGTKLRHVINPSIDQARPLKGLKVLDLTRILAGPIATRFLAGFGATVLRIDPPLWDEGDHVIDMTPGKKCATLDLSKHEDLEIMQKLILEADVMVHGLRADALEKLGLGDEERRKLNPSLIDISLNAYGWTGLWRNRRGFDSLVQMSTGIAQHGMEVSGLGVPRPMTVQALDHATGYLMAATVLAGLNQLKTKGQAMSAKLSLAATAELLKSTRKDKFGGTSPVKAGSDFLPDIKQTSWGNIQRLKSPIMFSGLDMHWSSPAIRLHSSAPMF, from the coding sequence GTTACAGAACTGGCAGCAAACTCGATTGCATTAGCTGGTGCTGCGCTTATCCAATATGCTTTTGGTCATGATGCTTTAGATAGGCAAATTATAGTAGATCAACGATTGTCTTATCTCTGGTTTGGCAGTTCTGTGCGCCCGGTTAGCTGGTCTTTGGCCTCACCGTGGGATGATCTTGCAGGTGATTATCAAACTCAAGATGGGTGGATAAGATTGCATACAAATGCACCCCATCATCGAAATGTTGTTTGTAAGATCTTGGGTGATTTGGATCGCGCCGAAATGGCAAAGCAAGTTGAAACGTGGTCTGGTGCTGAACTTGAAGACGTAATTAGCTCGGAGGGTGGAGCTGCGGCAAACTTAATGAGTACGAGTATGTGGAATTCTCACCCACAAGCTATTGCCCTTTCTAAAGAGTTTCCAATTATTTCAGAAATGTTTGAAGGTACTAAATTGCGCCATGTGATTAATCCTTCGATTGATCAGGCTCGCCCACTGAAGGGGTTGAAGGTCCTTGATCTTACTCGAATTTTAGCTGGACCCATTGCAACGCGGTTTTTGGCAGGGTTTGGAGCAACGGTCTTACGTATCGACCCACCTTTATGGGATGAAGGTGATCATGTAATTGATATGACGCCTGGTAAGAAATGTGCGACGCTTGATTTATCAAAGCACGAGGATCTTGAGATTATGCAGAAGCTTATTTTAGAGGCTGATGTGATGGTGCATGGGCTCCGTGCAGATGCGCTAGAAAAATTGGGCTTAGGGGATGAGGAACGGCGAAAATTGAATCCGTCCCTCATTGATATTTCACTAAATGCATATGGTTGGACAGGACTTTGGCGTAATCGGCGGGGGTTTGATAGTTTGGTACAGATGAGTACAGGTATTGCTCAGCATGGAATGGAAGTTTCTGGCCTTGGTGTGCCGCGCCCTATGACAGTGCAGGCGCTTGATCATGCAACAGGTTACTTAATGGCTGCAACTGTTTTAGCAGGATTAAATCAACTTAAAACCAAAGGGCAGGCAATGTCAGCAAAGCTATCCCTTGCGGCTACGGCTGAACTTTTAAAGTCTACGCGCAAAGATAAATTTGGAGGAACATCACCTGTTAAAGCTGGAAGTGATTTTTTACCTGATATAAAACAAACGTCTTGGGGTAATATTCAGCGATTAAAGTCTCCTATTATGTTTTCGGGACTTGATATGCATTGGTCTTCGCCTGCTATTCGTTTGCACTCATCAGCGCCAATGTTTTAA
- a CDS encoding DUF2164 domain-containing protein, which yields MRIKLNDDRKADIARALSGFFQDEFDEDLSEFRALEVVDFMLRQIGPSQYNQAIADARGFLAEKLDDLDTEFHEAEER from the coding sequence ATGCGCATTAAATTAAATGACGACCGCAAAGCAGACATTGCACGTGCGCTTTCTGGCTTTTTTCAGGATGAATTTGATGAAGATTTGAGTGAGTTTCGGGCACTCGAAGTTGTTGATTTCATGTTACGTCAGATCGGACCATCGCAATATAATCAGGCTATTGCGGATGCTCGCGGGTTTCTGGCCGAAAAGCTTGATGATCTTGATACTGAGTTCCATGAGGCAGAAGAACGTTAG
- a CDS encoding DNA polymerase Y family protein: MSWRLDKRENNAHEYPTICMEKQKGAMRLSALDLTAENLGLKLGQGMVEARAMCPNIETIHADHDGDMAFLNALADWADRYTPLVGLDAPFGKAQGLFLDITGCAHLFGGEEEMLKDMISRLHQMGVYAQGAIAPTPGFSWGLARQHSPENYDFRNTIMTWDNARIIALSFPMAALRLPLDMLVALDRVGLKNVKDIFDAPRKPLTKRFGPFLLKRLDQMLGQEDEPISPRLPVASLSVERRLAEPIGRQEDIETCIEQLAKSLQNDMEKRGLLGQQFMLLLFRLDGIVRRLDIGLSAPSREPKRIKILFSEKLDNIYDEADAGSGFETIRLCIVSAVETSDQQATFSGKNNIQTDIDELADQMIVRLGAERVLKPAFHQSFIPERATSFISLMKNAFSKEEIQSEKNRPIRLFSNPEPVLAIAEVPEGPPITFRWRRSHYQVARAEGPERIGAEWWIDGEDARTRDYYKVEDKSGRRFWIFREGLYERESENRDGLVPRWFMHGLFA, encoded by the coding sequence GTGTCGTGGCGTTTGGATAAGCGAGAGAATAATGCCCATGAATATCCAACTATTTGTATGGAGAAACAAAAAGGTGCCATGCGCCTATCTGCGCTTGATCTGACAGCAGAAAATTTGGGACTCAAGCTTGGGCAAGGCATGGTGGAAGCACGTGCCATGTGCCCGAATATTGAAACAATTCACGCAGATCATGATGGTGATATGGCTTTTTTAAATGCATTAGCTGATTGGGCAGATCGATATACGCCGCTTGTGGGGCTTGATGCACCTTTTGGTAAAGCTCAAGGATTGTTCTTAGATATAACTGGCTGTGCACATTTATTTGGTGGCGAAGAAGAAATGCTAAAAGATATGATATCTCGCCTTCATCAAATGGGAGTTTATGCGCAAGGAGCAATTGCTCCGACGCCTGGGTTTTCTTGGGGGCTTGCACGACAGCATTCGCCAGAGAATTATGATTTTCGAAATACAATTATGACATGGGACAATGCAAGGATAATTGCTTTATCTTTTCCCATGGCTGCATTGCGTTTGCCACTTGATATGTTGGTTGCTCTTGATCGTGTTGGCCTTAAAAATGTGAAAGATATTTTTGATGCACCACGTAAGCCACTGACTAAACGGTTTGGGCCATTTTTGCTTAAAAGACTTGATCAAATGCTTGGTCAAGAGGATGAACCTATTTCCCCGCGATTACCTGTTGCAAGCCTATCGGTTGAACGTCGATTAGCCGAACCCATTGGGCGGCAGGAAGATATTGAAACATGTATTGAACAACTGGCTAAGTCATTACAAAATGATATGGAAAAGCGGGGTCTATTGGGTCAGCAATTTATGCTTTTATTGTTCCGCTTAGATGGTATAGTTCGCCGGCTTGATATTGGTCTTTCTGCACCATCACGAGAGCCAAAACGTATTAAGATCCTATTTTCAGAAAAACTTGATAACATTTATGATGAAGCTGATGCCGGGTCGGGTTTTGAAACGATCCGTCTTTGTATTGTTTCGGCCGTTGAAACATCTGATCAGCAAGCGACATTTTCAGGGAAAAATAATATTCAAACGGATATTGATGAGTTAGCTGATCAAATGATTGTTCGGTTGGGTGCCGAGCGGGTTTTAAAGCCCGCTTTTCATCAAAGCTTTATCCCAGAACGGGCTACTTCTTTTATCTCACTAATGAAGAATGCTTTTTCTAAAGAGGAAATTCAGTCAGAAAAAAACCGCCCTATCCGGTTGTTCTCAAATCCAGAACCTGTTCTGGCCATTGCTGAAGTTCCTGAAGGTCCGCCGATTACATTTCGTTGGCGCCGTAGCCATTATCAAGTTGCTCGTGCCGAAGGCCCCGAGCGTATTGGCGCGGAATGGTGGATTGATGGTGAGGATGCACGAACACGAGATTATTATAAAGTAGAAGATAAATCCGGGCGTCGTTTTTGGATTTTTCGGGAAGGTCTTTATGAACGTGAAAGTGAAAACCGTGATGGTTTAGTGCCGCGGTGGTTTATGCATGGGTTATTTGCGTGA
- a CDS encoding error-prone DNA polymerase — MNENITPVAKSLFAELGVASNFSFLKGASHPEEIIVRAAKLGISHIGLADCNTLSGVVRAHMAAKEADIHYHPGARLQFCDGLPDMLAYPKNRKGWGHLCRLLTAGNLRSEKGNCQLMRDDLIKWSSEIMFCILPDIDSHTLQLDDFKGSLGFLTSHIKSNIYLALVAHYDGDDRFRFASMAELSKIYDLVLMATNDVFMHQPERCPLSDVLSSIEHHRPVYDMGFGLSKNAERYLKSYIQMKHIMREYPETLDHAINFANALTFSLDELRYQYPDEKFGEGSPQEVLRNLAYKGANERYPDGISNKTIDQIEYELALIKGLEYAPYFLTVWDLVRYARSQSILCQGRGSAANSTVCYCLGITDVNPEKVDLLFERFISPERNEPPDIDVDFEHERREEVIQYIYQKYGRERAGLAATVVTYRARMAAREAGKAFGLSDDVISALAGLVWGWSSKSLTEKEAREAGLDINDPTTRRVLDYASELIGFPRHLSQHVGGFVITRDRLDEVVPVMNTAMDGRTMVEWDKDDLEALGILKIDVLALGMLSCLAKAFDLLKNTYGHDYTLATLPSEDPVVYDMICAADTLGVFQIESRAQMTMLPRLRPREFYDLVIEVAIVRPGPIQGDMVHPYLRRRQGIEKVTFPKEELRDVLGRTLGVPLFQEQAMKIAIVAANFTPGEADKLRRAMATFRRVGTIHTFKIKMIEGMVRNGYEQDFAERCFKQIEGFGEYGFPESHAASFALLVYASCWFKAYYPDVFCAAILNSQPMGFYAPAQLIRDAREHGVDIRPIDINYSDWDAKLEDGQLDQAAMAVPRRDMVRTIKTRKALRIGFRQIKGLRQKDMEIIMSHRGKGYDSIRDLWLKTRLSPSIIERLAEADVFRSIGLDRRVALWAVRALEKNNPDDEGLLFKHGHQFIEQEEELSLPTMRLSEQVINDYRYLRMSLKAHPLAFIRPKLNRPNAVLHENLGQIRNGRNIFVAGLVLVRQRPGSAKGVIFLTLEDETGVANIIVWPKVFERYRRIILGGRLLRVYGKLQSESGVIHIVANRIEDMTLHLEVLELYQTRSTSPDDIRDKMISSNADSRMRKEPKQIAPVPMIGHQKNAAKKVMPKGRNFH, encoded by the coding sequence GTGAATGAAAATATCACTCCTGTTGCTAAATCCCTATTCGCTGAATTAGGCGTTGCAAGTAATTTTTCTTTTCTAAAAGGTGCCTCTCATCCAGAAGAAATAATCGTGCGTGCAGCAAAATTAGGAATTAGCCATATTGGGCTTGCTGATTGTAATACGCTTTCAGGTGTTGTGCGTGCGCATATGGCTGCAAAAGAAGCTGACATTCATTATCATCCAGGTGCGCGGCTCCAGTTTTGTGATGGTTTGCCTGATATGTTGGCCTATCCCAAAAACCGCAAAGGGTGGGGGCACTTATGCAGGCTTTTAACAGCGGGTAATTTGCGATCTGAAAAGGGGAATTGCCAGTTAATGCGTGATGATCTTATTAAATGGTCATCTGAGATAATGTTTTGTATTTTACCAGATATCGATTCGCATACGTTACAGCTTGATGATTTCAAAGGTAGTCTTGGATTTTTAACATCGCATATAAAAAGCAATATCTATCTTGCTTTAGTGGCCCATTATGATGGTGATGACAGGTTCCGTTTTGCTTCGATGGCAGAACTATCTAAAATATATGATCTTGTCTTAATGGCGACGAACGATGTGTTTATGCATCAACCAGAGCGTTGTCCTTTAAGTGATGTATTGTCTTCTATTGAGCATCATAGGCCTGTTTATGACATGGGGTTTGGTCTTTCAAAAAACGCTGAACGCTATTTAAAATCCTATATTCAGATGAAGCATATCATGCGCGAATATCCTGAAACATTGGATCATGCGATTAATTTTGCAAATGCACTTACATTTTCACTTGATGAATTGCGTTATCAATATCCTGATGAAAAGTTTGGTGAAGGTTCACCTCAGGAGGTTCTTCGAAATCTGGCTTATAAGGGTGCAAATGAGCGTTATCCAGATGGAATTTCTAATAAAACAATTGATCAAATTGAGTATGAATTGGCTTTGATTAAAGGCCTTGAATATGCGCCATATTTTCTTACTGTTTGGGACTTAGTGCGCTATGCACGATCACAAAGCATTTTATGTCAGGGGCGAGGGTCAGCGGCCAACTCAACCGTTTGTTATTGTCTTGGAATTACTGATGTAAATCCTGAAAAAGTTGATCTTCTTTTCGAACGATTTATCTCACCTGAACGAAATGAACCGCCAGATATTGATGTGGATTTTGAGCATGAACGTCGTGAAGAGGTTATTCAATATATATATCAAAAATATGGTCGTGAGCGAGCAGGGTTGGCAGCCACAGTGGTGACTTATCGTGCTCGGATGGCAGCGCGTGAGGCTGGTAAAGCTTTTGGTCTGTCTGATGATGTTATTTCTGCGCTTGCCGGTTTGGTTTGGGGGTGGTCGTCAAAAAGTCTCACGGAAAAAGAAGCACGAGAAGCGGGGCTTGATATTAATGACCCCACAACACGACGTGTTTTAGATTATGCCTCTGAACTCATCGGATTTCCACGGCACTTATCTCAACATGTTGGGGGCTTTGTTATTACACGTGATCGGTTGGATGAAGTTGTGCCTGTTATGAACACGGCCATGGACGGGCGCACCATGGTGGAATGGGATAAGGACGACCTTGAAGCGCTTGGTATTTTAAAGATTGATGTTCTTGCCCTTGGCATGTTGTCATGTTTGGCAAAAGCTTTTGATCTTTTAAAGAATACTTATGGCCACGATTATACGCTTGCAACGTTGCCAAGCGAAGATCCCGTTGTCTATGATATGATTTGTGCTGCGGATACGTTAGGTGTTTTTCAGATTGAAAGCCGTGCGCAGATGACGATGTTACCTCGTTTACGTCCGCGTGAATTTTATGACCTTGTCATTGAAGTCGCTATCGTTCGCCCCGGGCCCATTCAAGGTGACATGGTTCACCCCTATTTGCGCCGTCGACAGGGCATTGAGAAAGTTACATTTCCAAAAGAAGAACTGCGTGATGTTTTGGGTCGTACTTTGGGTGTGCCACTATTTCAAGAACAGGCGATGAAAATTGCCATTGTGGCCGCCAACTTTACACCTGGTGAAGCCGATAAATTACGTCGAGCCATGGCGACATTTCGCCGTGTTGGAACAATTCATACTTTCAAGATTAAAATGATCGAGGGCATGGTCCGAAATGGGTATGAACAAGATTTCGCTGAGCGATGCTTCAAGCAGATTGAGGGTTTTGGAGAATATGGATTTCCTGAAAGTCATGCAGCGTCTTTTGCGCTTTTAGTTTACGCATCATGTTGGTTCAAAGCTTACTATCCTGATGTATTTTGTGCGGCAATTTTAAACTCTCAACCCATGGGGTTTTATGCACCCGCTCAACTTATTCGTGATGCGCGCGAGCACGGCGTTGATATACGGCCCATTGATATTAATTACTCTGATTGGGATGCCAAGCTTGAGGATGGCCAGTTAGATCAAGCTGCAATGGCTGTGCCACGGCGCGATATGGTTCGTACGATTAAAACCAGGAAAGCACTTCGTATTGGTTTTCGTCAGATTAAAGGTTTGCGCCAAAAGGATATGGAAATAATCATGTCCCATCGTGGTAAAGGTTATGATTCCATTCGTGATCTTTGGCTAAAAACACGGCTTTCACCTTCCATTATTGAGCGGTTAGCAGAAGCTGATGTATTTCGCTCTATTGGGCTTGATCGACGCGTGGCTTTATGGGCCGTTCGTGCACTTGAGAAAAATAACCCAGATGATGAGGGCCTTCTTTTTAAACACGGTCATCAATTTATTGAACAAGAAGAGGAGCTATCGCTTCCGACTATGCGATTAAGTGAGCAAGTTATCAATGACTACCGATATTTGCGCATGTCTTTAAAAGCCCATCCTCTTGCCTTTATCCGTCCAAAGTTAAATAGGCCAAATGCGGTGCTACATGAAAATTTGGGTCAGATTAGGAATGGTCGAAATATTTTTGTGGCTGGTCTTGTGTTAGTCCGACAAAGACCAGGCTCTGCAAAAGGTGTTATTTTTCTCACATTGGAAGATGAAACAGGTGTGGCAAATATCATTGTTTGGCCAAAGGTTTTTGAACGCTATCGACGTATTATTCTTGGTGGCCGCTTGTTGCGAGTTTATGGAAAGTTACAAAGCGAATCTGGCGTTATTCATATTGTTGCAAATCGTATTGAAGATATGACACTTCATTTAGAAGTACTTGAACTCTATCAAACAAGAAGTACGTCGCCTGATGATATTCGAGATAAAATGATATCATCTAATGCAGATAGTAGGATGAGAAAAGAACCAAAGCAAATTGCACCCGTACCAATGATTGGACATCAGAAAAATGCGGCAAAGAAAGTTATGCCAAAAGGGCGGAATTTTCACTAA
- a CDS encoding HAD family phosphatase, giving the protein MKNVIFDVGRVLINWDVNTLFLDVIGDQDQINAFIEETNFFDWNLQLDCGLSFEEGVKLHSEKFPDYAHIFDAFDKRWVETVPAAIDESVAILNQLKENNTPLYAITNFSAEKWVDACQMYPFLASSFIDTIVSGEVKITKPEAAIYQLLLDRNNLDAKDCIFIDDTQANVDAACTLGIDGILFTSSEQFESDLQTRGIL; this is encoded by the coding sequence ATGAAAAATGTTATATTTGACGTAGGTCGAGTTCTCATAAATTGGGATGTAAATACATTATTCTTAGATGTAATCGGTGACCAAGATCAGATAAATGCATTTATTGAAGAGACAAATTTTTTCGATTGGAATCTTCAATTGGATTGCGGCCTTTCTTTTGAAGAAGGTGTCAAATTGCACAGTGAAAAATTTCCCGACTATGCGCACATCTTTGATGCTTTTGATAAACGTTGGGTAGAGACAGTTCCCGCTGCAATTGATGAATCCGTGGCAATATTAAACCAACTTAAAGAGAACAATACTCCACTTTACGCCATTACTAATTTTTCAGCAGAAAAATGGGTTGATGCCTGCCAAATGTATCCATTCTTGGCATCCAGTTTTATTGATACGATCGTTTCAGGTGAGGTTAAAATTACAAAACCTGAAGCTGCTATCTATCAATTATTACTTGATCGAAATAATTTAGATGCCAAGGATTGTATCTTTATTGACGATACACAAGCCAATGTCGATGCAGCCTGCACGCTTGGAATTGATGGCATCTTATTTACGTCATCTGAACAATTTGAAAGTGATTTGCAAACACGTGGCATCCTCTAA
- a CDS encoding ABC transporter ATP-binding protein, whose product MTKPDYSLVAEDIHKSFGELEVLKGLTLRAKKGDVVSIIGSSGSGKSTFLRCINFLEMPDKGKVVLDGEEVIISKGQNGRVASTDEKQIQRLRSQLGMVFQSFNLWSHMTVLQNVIEGPIQVLKISRKEAEERGLEYLKKVGIAQKADAYPSQLSGGQQQRVAIARALAMEPKALLFDEPTSALDPELVGEVLKVMQDLANEGRTMIVVTHEMGFARDVSNRVLFLHQGKIEEEGTPEEVFNNPKSERCKEFLASSY is encoded by the coding sequence ATGACGAAACCCGACTATAGTCTCGTAGCAGAAGACATACATAAAAGTTTTGGAGAGCTTGAAGTTCTCAAAGGGTTGACCTTGCGCGCCAAAAAAGGTGATGTCGTCTCTATTATTGGAAGCTCTGGTTCGGGGAAAAGTACATTCCTGCGCTGCATCAACTTTCTTGAAATGCCTGATAAGGGTAAAGTTGTTCTTGATGGCGAAGAAGTCATCATTAGTAAAGGCCAAAATGGTCGTGTTGCATCGACCGATGAAAAACAGATTCAACGTTTACGCAGCCAGCTTGGAATGGTTTTTCAGAGTTTTAATCTCTGGTCACATATGACTGTTTTGCAGAATGTGATCGAAGGTCCAATACAGGTTTTGAAAATATCCCGAAAAGAAGCTGAAGAACGCGGTTTGGAATATCTAAAAAAGGTTGGTATTGCGCAAAAAGCAGATGCTTATCCAAGCCAATTGTCTGGCGGTCAGCAACAGCGTGTGGCAATTGCACGTGCGCTTGCTATGGAACCGAAGGCGCTTTTATTTGATGAACCAACTTCAGCACTTGATCCTGAACTTGTCGGCGAAGTGCTAAAGGTAATGCAGGATCTTGCCAATGAGGGACGAACAATGATTGTCGTCACACATGAAATGGGTTTTGCACGCGATGTAAGCAATCGTGTGTTATTTCTCCATCAGGGGAAAATTGAAGAAGAAGGAACACCCGAAGAGGTGTTTAATAATCCGAAATCTGAACGCTGCAAAGAATTTTTAGCAAGTTCATATTGA
- a CDS encoding transporter substrate-binding domain-containing protein produces MKVFKTLTGVAFAALITTAAMADNHAIRMGTEGAYAPYNFINDAGEVDGFEREVGDELCKRAKLECTWVTNEWDSIIPNLVSGNYDTIIAGMSITAERDEVIDFTQEYFPPDPSTYVGLAGTSMDATKGTVAAQTGTIQAGHAAETAKAVVEFATPEEVTAAVRNGEVDAAIADDAFWQDVVKASNGELEFIGEPVMLGGGIGMGVRESDTELKEKMNAAIASMKADGTLTKMIAKWFDGRMVKY; encoded by the coding sequence ATGAAAGTCTTTAAAACATTAACGGGAGTGGCATTTGCTGCTTTGATTACAACAGCAGCCATGGCTGATAATCATGCAATTCGCATGGGTACAGAAGGAGCGTACGCACCATATAACTTCATTAATGATGCAGGTGAAGTCGATGGGTTTGAGCGCGAAGTTGGTGATGAACTTTGTAAACGCGCAAAGCTTGAGTGCACATGGGTAACCAATGAGTGGGACAGCATTATTCCAAACTTGGTTTCAGGCAACTATGATACGATTATTGCAGGTATGTCTATTACTGCAGAGCGCGATGAAGTGATTGACTTCACGCAAGAATATTTCCCACCGGATCCGTCAACATATGTTGGTCTTGCGGGTACATCTATGGATGCAACAAAAGGCACGGTTGCTGCGCAAACAGGAACTATTCAAGCTGGCCATGCTGCTGAAACGGCTAAAGCTGTCGTTGAATTTGCAACACCTGAAGAAGTCACTGCGGCTGTTCGTAATGGGGAAGTTGATGCGGCAATTGCCGATGATGCTTTCTGGCAAGATGTTGTAAAAGCATCTAATGGTGAATTAGAATTTATTGGTGAGCCAGTGATGCTTGGTGGCGGTATTGGCATGGGTGTTCGTGAATCTGATACAGAGCTTAAAGAAAAAATGAATGCAGCAATTGCTTCTATGAAAGCTGATGGTACGCTTACCAAGATGATTGCCAAGTGGTTTGATGGCCGCATGGTTAAGTACTGA
- a CDS encoding ABC transporter permease subunit, with amino-acid sequence MTTGKHFNFYQSFLVVFALLIICVPFILMFGFAGALARRSRILPVRWVGVAYTSMVRGIPDIIFFLFVPIGLDQAIEYLRHHAKCPEWTEPIRQGNDFVVCAAAKMPLGVSPQWIHEVYGFSLATLAFAIVFGAFAANTIYGALSSVPKNQLETAAAFGMSRRQIFYRIHMPQMWIYALPGLSNLWMILIKATPLLFLLGVEDIVYWARELGSSKTARFAYEHGDWRLGYFLFLLVFYLLLSWGSETVFGRLTKKFTKGQAMIGASA; translated from the coding sequence TTGACAACCGGAAAACACTTCAATTTTTATCAAAGCTTCTTAGTTGTTTTTGCGCTTTTAATTATTTGCGTGCCATTTATTTTGATGTTTGGCTTTGCTGGGGCACTAGCCCGACGGTCACGAATATTACCAGTTCGCTGGGTTGGTGTTGCCTATACCTCGATGGTACGCGGCATTCCAGATATTATCTTTTTTCTTTTCGTTCCAATCGGGCTTGATCAAGCGATAGAATATTTGCGCCATCATGCAAAATGCCCAGAATGGACAGAACCTATCCGGCAGGGAAATGATTTTGTTGTTTGTGCGGCTGCAAAGATGCCTCTTGGTGTATCGCCCCAATGGATACATGAAGTGTATGGCTTTTCGTTAGCAACACTTGCATTTGCTATCGTTTTTGGTGCATTTGCTGCGAATACGATTTATGGGGCATTAAGTTCAGTGCCCAAAAATCAGTTGGAGACAGCTGCTGCATTTGGAATGAGCAGGCGACAGATTTTTTATCGTATTCATATGCCCCAAATGTGGATTTATGCGCTTCCTGGTCTGTCAAATCTATGGATGATTTTAATAAAAGCGACACCGCTGTTATTCCTTTTAGGAGTTGAGGATATTGTCTATTGGGCGCGCGAACTTGGTAGTTCTAAAACCGCGCGGTTTGCTTATGAACATGGTGATTGGCGTTTGGGATATTTCTTGTTTCTCCTTGTATTTTATCTTCTGCTATCGTGGGGAAGTGAAACGGTATTTGGGCGACTAACCAAGAAATTTACTAAGGGTCAGGCGATGATTGGAGCGAGTGCATGA
- a CDS encoding ABC transporter permease subunit: MSCTQTVIDYAFRAIGFGARALPKSDITLCEQVVLIGSGLLWNIYFAAVALVLGFFAAAAIAFARNSSNGFVWRPAAMFIFLIRGSPLFIQFFIVYELFVLLPRIGWDLNFGFVEITIETRWLTRAWMGALITLFLNTTAYTAQIFYGALRTVPKGEIEAALAIGMSQKQINRRLIKPKMISLAWESYTNEAIFLLHATALVFFSSFPAWRQQGDSLYYASYFADKTFNPFVAYPIIAGYFICLTLIVIVLFSWLNKRMNPHLRYQ; the protein is encoded by the coding sequence ATGAGTTGTACGCAAACGGTCATTGATTATGCTTTTCGCGCGATTGGGTTTGGTGCGCGTGCATTACCAAAATCAGATATAACTTTATGTGAACAAGTTGTGTTGATTGGGTCTGGATTGCTTTGGAATATATATTTTGCAGCAGTTGCGTTGGTGCTTGGCTTTTTTGCAGCGGCTGCAATTGCATTTGCGCGAAATAGTTCAAACGGCTTTGTTTGGCGACCGGCGGCAATGTTTATTTTTCTCATCCGTGGATCACCTTTGTTCATTCAGTTCTTCATTGTTTATGAGCTGTTTGTTTTGCTACCGAGGATAGGGTGGGATTTAAATTTTGGATTTGTGGAAATTACCATTGAAACACGATGGCTAACCCGCGCTTGGATGGGCGCGCTTATTACACTATTTTTAAACACGACAGCATATACAGCCCAGATTTTTTACGGTGCTTTACGGACGGTTCCTAAGGGAGAGATTGAAGCCGCACTTGCTATTGGTATGTCGCAAAAGCAAATCAACAGACGGCTTATAAAGCCAAAGATGATTAGTCTTGCTTGGGAGTCTTATACCAATGAAGCGATCTTTCTGCTTCATGCAACAGCGTTGGTTTTTTTCTCAAGTTTTCCCGCGTGGCGACAACAAGGAGATTCACTTTACTACGCGAGTTATTTTGCGGACAAGACGTTCAATCCATTCGTCGCATACCCGATTATTGCAGGATATTTTATCTGCTTAACATTGATTGTGATCGTGTTATTTAGCTGGCTGAATAAGCGTATGAATCCTCATTTAAGATATCAGTAG